The DNA region GATCGCCAACCCTGCCATTCTCCAATTCCCATCTCAAGTCGAATGGCCAATCCCCCCTTTCTCCATCTATCTCACAGCCCACGGTGGTCGAAGCCCAACCCACCCACTTACTGGCCAAAACTGTGGTTCCTGACATCGGCTATCCTCCCCGCCTGTTGATTGTGGATTGCGATCGGACGATCGAGACAACCCTGAAGGCAGAAGCCACGTACTGGGGGCTTCAGGTTGAAGTAGCTACGGATCTGATTGAGGCTCAAAAACAGGTGCAACAAAATCCACCGGATGCTGTGCTGCTTGATCCAACCATTACTGTGAGTCCTGCCAGTATTCTTTCCTGGGTCACTGAGTTGAGCCAGTGCACCCCCCCCATTCCAGTTATCATTTTCACCTGGCAGGATAATCTAGAAGAGCGACTGGAGTTTGCTCGCATGGGGGGACGCGCCTACTTAACCAAATCAGCCACTCCGGCTCAAGTATTTGAAGTGGTCACTCAAGTCTTGCATCAAGCCGATCGCACCAAAACCAGCATTCTGGTGGTCGATGATGATCTGAAACTGTTGGCCCTGCTGCGATCGCTCCTCGAACCCTGGGGCTTGAAAGTCACCACACTGGCAGATCCCACTCAATTCTGGGACGTACTGGAGGCCACCGCTCCCGATCTGGTACTCCTGGATATTGAAATGCCGGACATTAGCGGAACCGAACTGTGTCAGGTCGTGCGCAATGCTCCCCGATGGAGTGCCTTACCCATTGTGATTCTCACCGCCCACACCGATCCCGACACTGTAAATCAGGTGTTTGCGGCTGGAGCTGATGACTTCATCACCAAACCCATTGCTGGCCCAGATCTGGTGCGCCGGATTATGAATCGCCTGGAACGTATGCGTCTGCTCCGCAGCCTGGATGATCCGGATAAGACTTTGCCTCATCCTGAAATCTACTCATCTGTGCTGGAGGGCAATCTGTAATCACGTTGGCTGGTCTGGTATGGAAACGTTGGCAACCAGAATGTTGATGACAAGATTCGCGATCGCACTCTCAGGAATCATCCTGAACACGCTGCTTGCCAATCTGTTTCTGGTTCGCTGGCTGAATTGCTCCATTCCTGTCCCCCTCACCTTATTGAATTTGAGTATCAATATCGGCATTCTGATCCTGCTTTTCTATCTGATTCAGCACACGCAGGGCAACCATCAACACACTCAAGCGTTGTTGCAGAAATCAATGGACGACCTGGAACTGAGGGTTGCAGAACGCACCGCTGAGTTGCTGAAAGTCAACGAATCCCTGCAACATGAATTAGAAGAACGCAAGCATACCCAGGAAGCCCTGCAAATTTCCCAGGCCCGCTTTGCTGGCATTCTGGATATTGCTGACAGTGCCATTATTTCGATCGATACCCAGCAGCGCATTACCTTATTCAACCAGGGGGCGGAAAAGATCTTTGGCTATGCAACTTCAGAAGTTTTAGGTCAACCCCTGGATATTCTCTTACCCGCGCAGGCCACTCAAATTTACCACCAGCATATTCAAACCTTTGCCGAACCAGCCATCCAGTCCTATCGGATTGGCGATCGCTGCGAGATCTCTGGTCGCCGCAAAGATGGATCAGAATTTCCCGCAGAAGCCTCCATCTCTAAACTGAACCTGGGTAAAGAAATTCTGTTTACCGTCTTTCTGCAAGACATTACCGAACGCAAGCAAATCGATCGCATGAAGGACGAGTTTGTCTCGATGGTCAGTCATGAACTGCGCACGCCCCTCACCTCTATTCACGGTTCCCTGGGAATGCTGGCCAGCGGTTTACTCAAAGCCGACTCTGAACAGGGCAAACGGATGCTACACATTGCCACCGAAAGTACCGATCGCTTAGTCCGCCTGATTAATGACATTCTCGACATTGAGCGAATTAAATCTGGCAGAGTCAAGATGGAAAAAGAACTCTGTAATGTCAATGACCTGATCACCACTGCCGTTGATATCGTACAGCCACTCGCCAACACCGCTGGAGTCACACTGTCCGTTACCAGCTTTCCCATCCAGGTATGGGCCGATCGCGATCGCATCGTGCAAACCCTCACCAACCTCCTCAGCAATGCGATTAAGTTTTCTGAACGAGGAAGTGCAGTGTGGCTGAAGGCGGAGTTGGGGGGGAATCAGGGATTGAGGGGCGAGGAAGTGGATGAGTGGATGCAGCCACTTCCGCCGAACGCTGCATCCACTCATCACCCCCTCCACCCCTCCACTCCCTTCCTCCTTTTCTCCGTCCACGATCGCGGTCGTGGCATTCCCGCCGACCAGCTCGAGACGATTTTTGAACGCTTTCAGCAAGTAGACTCTTCCGACTCTCGCAACCATGAAGGTACAGGACTGGGATTGGCAATCTGCCGTAGTATCGTGCAACAACACGAAGGACGCATCTGGGCCGAGAGCATATTAGGTGAAGGCAGCACCTTCTACTTCACCCTCCCCCTCTCGCCTCCTCAAACCCACTCGAACAAGGAATAACAGCAAAGCATCCCATCCCCAATCCCTGATCCCTAATCCCCAATCCCCCATGCCCCTCAAACGCATCCTCGTTATTGACAACGAACCCTACATCCAGGAAGTCACAAAGGTCTGCCTGGAAACTGTTGCCGGATGGGAAGTATGGACGGCCAATTCGGGCCAGGAAGGGCTGAACCTGGCGGCCAGCCAACAACCCGATGCGATTCTTCTGGATGTGATGATGCCCGACATGGATGGTCTTACTACTTTTCAGAAACTGCGGGCTAATCCGGCTACCCAATCTATTCCGGTGATTCTCCTCACGGCTAAAATTCAAACTTCCGATCGCCGTCACTATGCTGAACTGGGGCTGGCTGCCGCGATCGCCAAACCTTTTAATCCCTTAGACCTGGCAGATCAAATTGCCAGCGTTCTGGGATGGAACTGAAAAGCCTGAGGAGGCTACCTTGCCTCTTCTCCTGCTGCTGCCTTTTCACTTTTTGCCCTCCCTTTTACCTTCCCTCACAAGTTCCTCAAATTGTTTTCCTAAGCTAGAAGCAGAACACTGGAGGATAGGGATTATGTCACTGATGCAATGGCAACCCTTTAAAGATCTGAATACACTGCGGCAGCAAATGAATCATTTGTTTGATGAATTAACTCATCGACATCCCGAATCGGGACTCCTTCCCACTGCAAAAGGGGGATTGTGGACTCCCGCGATCGAGGTACAAGAAACCGATACCGATGTGATTTTGAAGGCTGAAATTCCGGGAATTGCGGCTCAAGATCTGGATGTTCGGGTCGGTGAAACCAGCGTTAGCATTGCGGGTGAACATCGCGAGGAAACGAAAACCGAGAAACAGGGCTATTTCCACTCCGAGTTACACTACGGCAGTTTCCATCGCGTGGTTCCCTTGCCCGTAGCCGTGCAGAATGATCAGGTCAAAGCTGACTTTAAAGATGGTTTACTCACTCTGACGATGCCCAAGATTGAATCAGCCAGGCCAAACATGGTCAAAGTTGATTTAGCCATGGAACAAAAGGTTCGGGATACAGCCACGCAGCAACGTCAGCATGAAGAACGCCGTCAGGAACAGGTACATACCCGCGTATCAGCAGATCTGGAAACCCCACCCGATGGGATTAAGGAGGAAGCCAGAGAACTGACAGCTTCTCAACGGCTGTATGAAGAGGAGCTACAGGATAAGGTGCATACTCGTGCCAGCCAGGAAGTGAATGCCCCAACGGTTCCTTGAGGCGAGTCGCTTAACCATTTCCACTAGCTTGGACGATACGTGATCACTGTAGGGGCGAACAGCCGTTCGCCCTTATGAAGGTTGGTCATGGGAGTTGTAAGAATTGGGATTACCTGCAGGAATGCTCCACATTTCAACCATGCGGATTAAAACCGGGAGGGATACGGAATGGCCCGGGTGAGAAAGATTACAGATGATCTGGCGATCGCAGGACAACTGACTTTAGAGGAATTTGAGCAACTGGTTGAGGAAGGATATCGATCGGTTGTCAACCTGCGATCGCCCGATGAAACTGGTTTTTTAAGAAGTGAGCAGCAAATTCTGGAACAATTTGGCATTTGTTACCTGAGTCATCCCACAACACTAGGAGATATACATCCTGACTTTATCCGAACCTTAATCCAACAGATTATAAAACTACCTCAGCCTATTCTTTTTCATTGCGATAGTGGTACTCGTTCAGCTATCCTGGCACTACTATATATTGCAATGAAGCAAGGAATGAAAGCTGAACAAGCCTTTCAAAAAGTAACGGAATTAGGGTTACTTTAGACATTAATCTGGCGATCCAAAATTTGGAATCTAAGATCCAAACTATCAAAGGAGGGGGGAGAAAATGACAAAAGTACTGGTTAATCAATCGCTTCCCATGATTCAATCAGAAATTGAACAAGTTTTAGAGCACTATTCCGAACATCCCTATCAACAAGCCTTTGCCAATCCTGATTTGCGTCAGGAATTGATCGCTTACGTATTGACCCATGTGCAAAGCGTGTATGTTGCAGTAGATCCATCAGCACTATCATCGGTAGCAACGGAATTAGAGTCAGTGCCGAGCGATCGTTCCATCATCCGCGCCTTCA from Leptodesmis sichuanensis A121 includes:
- a CDS encoding sensor histidine kinase, which produces MLMTRFAIALSGIILNTLLANLFLVRWLNCSIPVPLTLLNLSINIGILILLFYLIQHTQGNHQHTQALLQKSMDDLELRVAERTAELLKVNESLQHELEERKHTQEALQISQARFAGILDIADSAIISIDTQQRITLFNQGAEKIFGYATSEVLGQPLDILLPAQATQIYHQHIQTFAEPAIQSYRIGDRCEISGRRKDGSEFPAEASISKLNLGKEILFTVFLQDITERKQIDRMKDEFVSMVSHELRTPLTSIHGSLGMLASGLLKADSEQGKRMLHIATESTDRLVRLINDILDIERIKSGRVKMEKELCNVNDLITTAVDIVQPLANTAGVTLSVTSFPIQVWADRDRIVQTLTNLLSNAIKFSERGSAVWLKAELGGNQGLRGEEVDEWMQPLPPNAASTHHPLHPSTPFLLFSVHDRGRGIPADQLETIFERFQQVDSSDSRNHEGTGLGLAICRSIVQQHEGRIWAESILGEGSTFYFTLPLSPPQTHSNKE
- a CDS encoding response regulator; translation: MPLKRILVIDNEPYIQEVTKVCLETVAGWEVWTANSGQEGLNLAASQQPDAILLDVMMPDMDGLTTFQKLRANPATQSIPVILLTAKIQTSDRRHYAELGLAAAIAKPFNPLDLADQIASVLGWN
- a CDS encoding Hsp20/alpha crystallin family protein, with the translated sequence MSLMQWQPFKDLNTLRQQMNHLFDELTHRHPESGLLPTAKGGLWTPAIEVQETDTDVILKAEIPGIAAQDLDVRVGETSVSIAGEHREETKTEKQGYFHSELHYGSFHRVVPLPVAVQNDQVKADFKDGLLTLTMPKIESARPNMVKVDLAMEQKVRDTATQQRQHEERRQEQVHTRVSADLETPPDGIKEEARELTASQRLYEEELQDKVHTRASQEVNAPTVP
- a CDS encoding beta-lactamase hydrolase domain-containing protein, whose product is MARVRKITDDLAIAGQLTLEEFEQLVEEGYRSVVNLRSPDETGFLRSEQQILEQFGICYLSHPTTLGDIHPDFIRTLIQQIIKLPQPILFHCDSGTRSAILALLYIAMKQGMKAEQAFQKVTELGLL